The Chionomys nivalis chromosome 6, mChiNiv1.1, whole genome shotgun sequence sequence TTGGCTCCCTCATGTTCCAGTGCCCTCCCCTAGGTGTCTCTTTGTCCCCTGCGAAAAGACCTCCCCAGTTTACCCCACCACCCTTCCTCCTCACTAGCCACGCTAGTGACACCTGATGGCGGTTTCTGTGCTGGTCCACAGCGGGCATTTCCACCTCAGCCCATCTCTCCCCAACCTCTGACCCCTGCCTTGCCCATGCAGAGACTTCCTTAGTCTCTGGGCCACCCACGTGCCCGTGGCCTTCTGTGGAGCAGGGGGGTGCCTCGTTTTTCCTGATGCTGCCCCATGGGCCCTGGGGTGCCCTGTTTACCTTACAGGCTCCACATGTGTTTCCTGACTAGCCACACCAGCTTCTGGTGGTGACACGTGCCCTCCCCTGGCAGATTCAGAGACTTGGGTATCTCCTGTATGGCTGCTCGCCCTGGGCGCCAGGGTCCAGGCCTGTGCACTCTGGCCGCTCTCACAGCGCTCTGGACTCCTGGGAGGGCGGGAGGGTGAGTGGGCCTGGCCTCTGAGCAGAGCTCTGCTCTGGAGATGGCAGGCCTGTAGGAAGACAGGGCGCTGCTAGTGCCTGGTGCATGGGGTAGCTTGGCCGACACGTGATTCACGTGAGCCTGGTGTATTTTCCCCTACAAGAATACAACAGTGACTTCctcccttttgtttttttggttttgtttgtttgtttgatttgttggtttttggttttcctgagaccgggtttctctgtgtaacaatcctgtctgttcctggaactcacgctgtagcccaggctggcctcaaactcacagtgatcctcctgcctctgcctcccaagtgctgggattaaaggcgtgtgcatcATGACCGCCTAGCTctacttcccccccccccttttttttttttttttttggtttttcgagacagggtttctctgtggctttggagcctgtcctggaactagcttttgtagaccaggctggtctcgaactcacagagatccgcctgcctctgcctcccgagtgctgggattaaaggcgtgcgccaccaccgcccggctcccccccttttttttaaagacggattgactgattgattgattgattgatttataggcctgcgggccagaagagggcaacaggtctcattacagacagttgtgagccaccatgtggttgctgggaattgaactcaggtcctctggaagagcagccagtgctcttaactactgagccatctctccagccctgctttccCTTTTTTAAACCTTCACTCTAAGCCAGTTTTACTGGAAGACACCTATTCTAGATTTCATGCGGAGGACCCTCCACATTGTCAGCTGCCCCTGCTCGTGGTGGATAATGTCCCAGTGTGTGGACAGGCGTGCTGTGTGCCCGTCATCCATCTGGGGACCTAGTCTTACCCACTCACTGAGAGCCCGTGTAGACAATGTCCTCCCTCTCACAGGCACATGCCTGGTATTGGGTCTGTGAGGGCTTGGTGGCCAGAACACCCCTCCCTCCTCTGAGCAGCCGCCCTTCCTCCTTGCAGCTGATCCACCTGGAGATCAAGCCAGCCGTCCGCAACCAGATCATCCGGGAGCTGCAGGTGCTGCACGAGTGCAACTCGCCCTACATTGTGGGCTTCTACGGGGCCTTCTACAGCGACGGCGAGATCAGCATCTGCATGGAGCACATGGTGAGGCTCTGTCCCCATCTGCCAGGCAGTGTTGTGCTGTGTCATTCATGGTCTTGGGATCCCGGGCAGTCTGTAGGGTGTGGTCCCCACACTAAGCCCGTGGGAAGTGGGTTCCTGCTCCAGTCGGTGTTTGTGCTCTCTGGGCTGGTGAGAACACCTAGGTAAGTGGGCCCTCAGCTTCAGATGGGAGCTACGCACCTCACTCTCTGGACTGTTATAGTCTGGGTCTTCAGGCGTGGGCAGGATGGAGGGTTGGGGCCAGCGAGAACCCTGCCCAGTCCCTGCTGAGCCAGGCACCAGACCTGAGATTCCCTTGCAAGGATTGGTGGCTGCTGTGGCCCCTGGGGTAGGCTGCCCTCACTTGGTATTAGGGGTGTGCACGCATGTACCCTGAGAACCTGTCACTTACAGGAGCATGCAGCTGTGGCCTCTGATGCAGCTCTGTAACTCCCATGTTATGGTGGCTCATATTCACAAGACCTTGGGAAGGGCACAACACCCGGCCCTATCTGTGTCCATGAACTGAGGCCTGGCCCTGGGCTGACaggacctctggtctccacccaCAGCTTGTGTACACAGAGAGCTTATCCAGCCCCAGCTTGAGAGAAGGCTCCTGTGGGCAGAGCTGCTTGCCCCACACCTAGATaccaaggaggaagggaaggaagaagctggGTCCTGCTGTGCCCATCCAAGACCATTTCCTACGAGGGCCGCCTCTCAGAGGGCCTGCCCCCCACCACAATGCAGACCCAGCTGTTACTGTAGACAAGAAGCTGTGTGTGTCATTAGTGCTGCACGCCTGCTCGAAGCCCGCTGGAGAGTTGAAACTGTTCTTGCGGTCTGCGTGGCAGCTGCAGAGGGATGGAAGGCACTGAAGGAACACCATGTCAGGGAAAGCTAAGGTTCCAGGACTCAGCCCTCAgcctgacttctctgtgtttgAGTCCCTCGAAGGAAACTGTGATGCTCTCTGATGTAGTTGGCATTTTCCTTGGGCAGTCCGTCAGCTcctaaataaagacacagagacttgccagttatgaatgctcagccttagcttaggcttgtcccactaatTCTTTTAACTCagtttaacctgtttcttttatCTGCAATTTGCagtggggctttttacctttcttcctttctgtatgtagtactctgtggctggctgagtGGCCCCTGGCGTCCCCCTCCCAAACCTAAATTCCTCCTCTTATCcagtctctctgcctggaagtcctctATACTTCTCCTCActgttggccgttcagctctttattggaccagtcaggtgccttaggcaggcaaggtgaaacagcagcaTGTCTTTCCAtaactaaacaaatgcagcatgaacacATGCAACACGTGCTTGCTTCGTTAGCAGATATCCTGCAACACTGATGGTGGCAGTCTCTAGAGCACTGGGCACGTGCAGGGACCAGCAGGTGGCGTCTGCAGTTCCCCGTCTGGGACACTATGACCAGGCTGTGATCATCTGAACTCACTCCCAGGGACTTTGAGCCATGCCTGGGGATGTGCGTAACTGTCACGCTAGGGGAGCTCAGGTGTCAAGTCAGGGACAGGTCAGTCAGGCCTCAACAACACCCTGCAGGGCCCAGGGTGGGCTAACAGAAGCCTTGGCCCTTGCTGCCCTCAGTAGGCAGCTGTCTGTTCTTTCCGGTGTCCAGCCAGCGTCACCTCCAATCTCCCAGTTCATAGCGACAGAGCGTAGGGCTCCAGTGACCCAATGCCCAGTGGCACAGGTCCACCTGGTGATAGTCTACCTGTCGTTCAGCAGCTTCAGAGATGGCCAGGTCTTTTGCACCTGCCTTGTGTGTCCCActgagcactggggaggcaggggcaggggaatACACACGGGGCTCAGGAGCACAGGAAGGGGCCCGTTTTAACCTCATTTTCTGACGTCCTGTTTTCCTGTGTCAATTTGGAAATGCACACAGGTGTGACAACCTGGCAGTGACTGCCCAGTGTCCTGGCCCAGCTAGAGTCAGGACATGATTTCCTCATCTGTTGAGTAGAGTCAGGGCCATGTCCTGGGTCTGAGAACCAGCCAggacagatgactgtgagccaggCCTGTCACATCCTGCCCACCACTTTCCCTCGCTGTCCTGGTGCGAGGAGCTGGCTCTCAACAGAGGTTCAGGGTTCTGCAGCCTCCCATATCATATGCCTGCTTGAGCGCCTGCAGAGAATGCAGGCTGCTGGTGGCTGGGTTTCTTGACAAGGCCGGCTCCTCAGCTGCTGTCTCTGTGTACAGGATGGTGGCTCACTGGATCAGGTTCTGAAGGAGGCCAAGCGGATCCCTGAGGACATCTTGGGGAAGGTCAGCATTGCGGTGAGTTCTCCAGCTGCTGTTACTCCGACAGCAGCCTCTCCCTGGGAGACTAAGCAGGTCATGTCCTAATCCACTTGGGGTCCTCTGCTCTCCCCTCCATGACTACAccgagctgagtgtggtggcatgcacccaCCTAGCGTTCAGAAGCCAGgggcagcctgatctatgtagcgagttccaggtcagctagggttACAGAAAAAATTCCAGGCCTGGTaccacacacctgtcatctcaaCAGTTGAAGGgccaagacaggaggattgcagtgagtttgaggctaccctccACCCTGGACTTTCAAATACAAACAGTGACCATGTGCTTGCCACGGATGGCTATGAGGGGCTTGGGTCCTTAATGTGTCACCCACCTGCCATGGCTGGGGAGGTTCATCACAGCCCAGAGCTGGTGCCATTGGCACAGAAGCTACCCAGGTCTGACCCAAGTGGTGGGTCACCATGCTGTCTTCCCTGCAGGTGCTCCGGGGCCTGGCATACCTGCGCGAGAAGCACCAGATCATGCACAGAGGTGAGTGGGTCCAGGCTTGTGTGGGCAGGACCTGGGCACAGAGGTGATTGGGTCTAGGCTTGTGTGGGCAAGCCCGGGCACAGCCTCACCCCAGTACTCTCTCTAGACGTGAAGCCCTCCAACATCCTGGTGAACTCTCGTGGCGAGATCAAGTTGTGCGACTTCGGGGTGAGCGGCCAGCTGATTGACTCCATGGCCAACTCATTTGTGGGGACGCGCTCCTACATGTCTGTGAGTGTCCTGGCCCCCCTGCACATCCTCACCGGGGTCCATATGTGGTTGTGTGCATGGCCCCTGTCTGGTTATGCCAACCCCagctctgtccctgtctcctccGACAGCCAGAGCGGCTGCAGGGCACGCATTACTCTGTGCAGTCAGACATCTGGAGCATGGGACTGTCGCTGGTGGAGTTGGCCATCGGAAGGTACCCCATTCCCCCACCTGATGCCAAGGAATTAGAGGCCAGCTTTGGCCGGCCTGTGGTCGATGGCGCAGATGGAGAGCCCCATAGTGTCTCACCGCGGCCCAGGCCGCCCGGACGCCCCATCAGCGGTATGGGACAGGGCAGCTAGCTGGGGAGGGACGGGTAGGGGACCAGCTGCTGCTCTGCTGTCCGTTGGCCAGGGCAGGCTGTAGTCGCAGTCCTCAGACTCCTGGGCTTCCCGGGGACAGAACTGCAGGCAGCAAGCGCCTCGTCAGCTGCCCAGGGCAGCCACACCTGTTGTTGCCAGCTGAAAGGCCCGGAACTCCACTCTGGGTCAGGCCTTGGCCAGCTGCTAGGTTTCCCAGCATTTCCTCATGAAACTGTGTAAATGGGGGCTGGGGTGCAAAAGGAGCCAGACATTGCCTGCAGCCTGCCCCTCAACCCAGTGCCATCCCGGTGCTGGGGCCTCCGCTGGCACAGGAAGGGCAGACCAGTTGCCAGGAGTCCTGGGGATTCAGTCCAGCCCTTCGAGTGGCCACCTTGGCCACTGAGGGTCAGGGACAGAGTCCTGGTGTGGGGATAGAGCCTCTGCAGAGCACTGGATGCTGGAATAAGCAACTTGTTGGGTGTGCGTGTCTTTGTGACTTCTGAGACAGGACAGGCACTGAGCCTGTCTCCTGAAGGCCCTGCTGCCCCGTGATGAACATGCGACCGCCCCTAAAGGAGGCCATACTCTTATGTGGGCTGTCGCCAGCCCCGGTCACCTCTGGACCTTTTCTGTGCCATGGTCTTACTAAGCACAGTGTTTGGGAGGTCCCTGCATGTGGCTGGACTTGCTGGGTGGGCGGTGTGTGATTCTCGTGCCCTTAAtgagcccctccccaccctgtgCTCTTGCTGGCTGTTCGCCCTGACCCTGGATTGCAGGCCATGCTCCTCAGCTAACCCCTTCTTGATGGTACCAGGGGTCCCAATCCCCTGGTGAGCTGGGGTGACAACAGGCCAGCTCCTGGCCAGCACCTTCCCTGCCTAAGTCCCAAAGCAGCACCCTATGGCAGGATGGGCAAACAACCCAGTTCAGCTGCTGGCCACCAGGGCCTTGGGCAAGGGTCACCACCCGCCAGCCTCCTGTTCCAGGTCCTCAGCAGCTGCTCTGCAAGGTCACATCAGTGTCCTTGCTTGGTCACCagaccctcccccacctgccaggCCTGCAGAAGCCAGGGCTGCGACTGACGGACTGGAAGCATCCCCAGCCTGTACGAGTGCAGGGGTGAGGCCGGACAGGGCCACCTTTCAGTTTCGTCTCCCACCCCCAGTATCTGTTCTTTGTCCTGCCAAGTAGGTCATGGGATGGACAGCCGACCTGCCATGGCCATCTTTGAACTGCTGGACTACATCGTGAATGAGGTGTGTGCCCCTGGGCTTCGGCCACTTTGCTCGGGGAGTTAGCTGTGGATGGGAGGGAGCTGCCGCCTGCTGTTGCCGCTGCTGTGCCACCTCCATAGAAAAGGGGGGAGGCCATGgaagagctcctgcctagaatcccccagtgagcaTGAGGGGCTGGGTTAGCTCCTCCGTGTTCCCGCCCTCCTCTGGGAAGTTGCTGCCCTCCCTCGTATTTGGGCTCAGAGAGCTCCTAAGGCAGGCTAGCTTCTAACCAGACTGAGGCAAGGGCATTGAGTTTAGtcacatagtgacttccaggtaAATCTTGGCTACAATACGAGACCCTAACTCAGAAGCATAAACAGCAGATAATGGAACAAAAACTCCAAGCAGGTCTCCAGAAAGGACAAGGTCTAGGAACACTGGCAGACATGAGCTTTGGACCCTGCTTGCCTGCTGTGGCTGAGCCTGGGTGGGGATGTGGCTCGTGACAGGATGGCCACTGCTCCTGGCTTTGACTCCAGTTCAGCCAGCACTTCTCCCAGGAAGTCCTGGAGCCACCCTTCACAGGAAGGACTCAGCCTTTGCACAGGGTGTCCCTGCCCGCCTACTTGATAGTGTTGAGAAGCTGAACTGCAGGAACCCAGCACAGTGAGGGAGTGGCCAGCATCCCTGCAGACCCCAGtgatccttcccttcctccacagCCGCCTCCCAAACTGCCCAGCGGTGTGTTCAGCTCGGACTTCCAGGAGTTTGTGAACAAATGGTGAGGTGGGCCCAGGGATGGTGAGGCAACCGCAGTCCACTGTGCTGTCGGGGGCACATGTCCCCATACCTGGGGGCATACACACAGCTCCCACCCAGTGGACATCTAGGGGGTCAGCTGAGCCGTTTGATCCCCAACCGTTGAAGTATGGTCAGTTGTGGTGAGGTATTTCCCAAGCACAGCGGCCAGCTGCTTGTGTGCTGGGCAGTAGAGTTGCCAGCCCTTTGCCTTCGCTAGTTCATTAGAAACTTAgctatagccgggcagtggtggcgcacgcctttaatcccagcactcggaggcagaggcaggtggatctctgtgagtttgagcccagcctggtctacaagagcgagttgtACACAGAGAACCGAGAAccgtcttgaaaaagaaaaatgaaaatcggGCTTCTGGTGGGCAGACCCCTGCCCACCCACACCACCCCTTAGAACGCCTGAGCGTAGCTCCTGAGTGACTCTCTTATCTTATCCCCCGTGCTAGCCTCATTAAGAACCCAGCGGAGCGGGCGGATCTGAAGATGCTGATGGTGAGTGGAGGTGCCCGAAGCCTGGGGTCTGGGGGCTGTCTGATGGGCCCCTGATGCTGGCATTGTCTGGACGTGAAAGACTCTCTAGGCCTACGCCCTGGAAGGCCCCTCCCACAGGGTGGGACTTAGGGCAGACTCAGCACCCCCACCGGACAGGCCTAATCTGAGTTAAGCCCCATCTGTCTATTTCTTAGGCTCCTGAGAAAGAAAACGGTGCTGGTTATGGGTGTGTGCACCCCTGCCCACTCCAGAGATGGATGCAGGCCtcatagctgggtgtggtggcgcatgcctgccATGCCAGCCTAGGGAACTTGGCTCATGCACACACCTTTATGGCACTCAGGGAGTTTAAGCTTGAGGATCAGAATTTgaaggtcatctttgactacataGACATGTTGTAAGGTTAACGTGGACCATGtttgacgagagagagagagagagagagagagagagagagagagagagagagagagagagagagagacaacgcCAAGATGGAGCAGTAGGGTGGCCTTGCCCCCTGTGACCAGGCTGTGCGCTTCTGTGTCCTATCTCACCCAAACTATCACGTGAAGGGCGTGGCCATCCTGCCCCAGCTCACCCTCAGCCAGCCTTGGAGATGAGCCACTGTACAGGTCAGGGACACCCACCTGAACAGGGCTGGGGTCTGGGCCCTGACTGTCGCCTCGTCTCTTTCAGAACCATGCCTTCATCAAGCGCTCggagggggaggaggtggacTTTGCAGGCTGGCTGTGCCGAACCCTGCGGCTGAAGCAGCCCAGCACACCCACGCGCACCGCAGTGTGACCGCCATTGCCCAGCAGCCTCTGTGCCCTTGTCCCTGTCGGCACGGTGGCCACCTCTGGGGACAGTGAAGCTGTGTGTTGTGCAGGGGACCTGCTTCCTGCGtctgaaaaccaaacaaatggagAGAGAAAGCTGCCCCTGTGCTCCTGGCCCATTGCTCGCTATCCGCGCTCACTCGCTCGCTCACTCACGGGGTGGAAGAAGGCGGGGCCTCCTTCCCAGAAAGGGTATGGGAGCAGGGGTGCCTTCTGTGCCCTGTGCTGAGCTGATGGAGCGCCATGCACAGAAAGTGCCCTGCTGCGCTCGGGCAGAGACCCCAGCCAGTCTGGGCGGCCCTGTCACCTCTGCCCACCCACCAAGCACAGTCAAACTCAGCCCCAGTGGGCTGTGAGAAAGTAGAGAGGCCTCTTCCAGTTTCCACAGCTGCGGCTGAGCACACCTCCCACGTGCAGAGGTCACATGTGCTGACGTGGGCTTGGACCCAGAGCCGGCACTGTAGAAGTGCTGGAACTTGGGATCCACAAAAGTCCTGAAGCGGGTTCTGTCTTCCACCAACACTGCTGTGGTCCTGCCCAGCTCAGCTGCAGAGCCCCCAATTGCTAGGAATGGGATACCCCGAGAGGGGCCAAGAAACAGGGAGTGAGTACACAGTACAAAGGGGGATGGGACATCCCTCCACCTCACTGCCATGAATCTTGTGggaaggctaagacaggaggacggcatgttctaggctagcctgagttCCATAGTGAGAGCACACCAGGAATCGGGCTCTTacaggtttgtgttttcttgtttgtttttccagacaggatttctctgtatagccctggttctcttggaacttgctctgtagactgtgCTGGCCTTGAGCccagagagatctgcctcccaagcctgCCTTTGTGTTGGAGACACAAGCTCTCTGCAACCTAGGCTAGCCTAGAGATGGAgtctcccctgcctcagcctcctgaacagTGCAGGGCAGGCATGAGCCACAGCTAGCCTTTCTTCTCCACGTGTTTCTCCTGcgtgcagtttttatttttttgttttgcttttgatgcagggtctccaCATAGCCCGGCTGTCTTGAAAGtcattacatagaccaggctgaccttgaacttagagatctgcctgcctttcctggtgccaaattaaaggtgtgcactacaccCTGGCAATTAATCGTTTTTGAGACGGGTAGCCTAGACTAACTTGTGACTCATACTGCccccacctcctcagtgctggggtagACCCCGGGTCCCTAACAGCACTCTGAAGCATTTGGTCAGGAGCACCTGAACCACCAGTAGTCTGTGTGACTGCTGCTGGaccctgttttatttaaaatgtgtcttCTAACCTGGATTGTACTGTATGGACCAGCCTGTCCTCTACTGTCCTGTGCCCAGCCCTCCACAGAGAGCAGTGATGCAAGCCACTCAGCACATCCACCTGCCTTGGCCGATACCCGGCCTGCTGCCTCAGGACACCACTGGCTGGTTGTCCCCATGTCTCACTCCCTGCACTATCCCCATCCACTGCCTTAGCCTTGACTGGACTTGGGGTCCATAATTGTGCAGGCAGGCCtagggacctgagttcggatcccaaCTGCACAGCTAAGTCAGGCGTGGCCATGTGGACCTGAACACTAGGTGTTTGGAGGGTCCTGGGTGCTCAGCATCCAGCCATCCTGTGTTTGGATGCAGAGGCGGGTGGTCACCCAGGGATACACAGCCAGGTGTGATGCCCAGGAAATACACCTGGGGTCTGCTGGATGGGGTGGCTCTCAGCACTAggaaaactgagacaggaggattgttacAAGTTTGAGACAAGCCTACAGAGTGAGACAGTTTCGGGCAATCACGAGACCAAGAACCAGCTGCAGCGGCAGCGTTCGCCTGTCCTCCCAGCCATTGGGATGCAGAGGCTGGGGGATTGGGTTCTATGCCCTGGTTTA is a genomic window containing:
- the LOC130876171 gene encoding dual specificity mitogen-activated protein kinase kinase 2; its protein translation is MLARRKPVLPALTINPAIAEGPSPTSEGASEANLVDLQKKLEELDLDEQQRKRLEAFLTQKAKVGELKDDDFERISELGAGNGGVVTKAQHRPSGLIMARKLIHLEIKPAVRNQIIRELQVLHECNSPYIVGFYGAFYSDGEISICMEHMDGGSLDQVLKEAKRIPEDILGKVSIAVLRGLAYLREKHQIMHRDVKPSNILVNSRGEIKLCDFGVSGQLIDSMANSFVGTRSYMSPERLQGTHYSVQSDIWSMGLSLVELAIGRYPIPPPDAKELEASFGRPVVDGADGEPHSVSPRPRPPGRPISGHGMDSRPAMAIFELLDYIVNEPPPKLPSGVFSSDFQEFVNKCLIKNPAERADLKMLMNHAFIKRSEGEEVDFAGWLCRTLRLKQPSTPTRTAV